Genomic segment of Flavipsychrobacter sp.:
GCAATTTGGCGGGGTTTTATCGTAAGAGCATCTATTCCGGCTTATGTTGCCCCCTTCTATCTCCCATCTTCATGCGTCTCTGCTCCAACGCTTCTTTTTGTTCTGTTGTCAATATCTTTTTAAACCCTTCATGATAGGCTTTTCTATCATAATCGTCTCCTGAGAACTCTTGATTCAATGTTTTTAACTGGGCCTTTTGCTCATCGGTAAAATTCATTCGCTTAGCTACTTGTTCGGTCATTTGTTTAGGGTCGCGATGGCGAGGTCCTTTATCGCCTCTCTGTTGAGCCATAGCTGGGGTTGCTAATAATAGTCCGCACACACCTGCTAAAATTGCCATTTTCTTATACATGGTTATCTGTTTTATTATCATGAGTAATATTACTCTCACTATAAGACAAGCTCCATGCCAGAAGGTTTAACCGTAGATTCATTTTAACGTTGCATTCACTATATATTTCGCATTTTTATACTTATCGTATCTTAGAGACAAATAGGTAAACATGATAAAGATAAAAAAGCCACTTCTAGTTGCTGTAATTGCATCTTTAATAACTAGTAATACAACACAGGCGCAAGAGTTTGTATTGGATAGCATCGCAGCTAATACAACACCATTGCTCATACCAGGATCGGGCATGAGCCAAATGACTTATGCGCTATATAAAAAAACAGGGCATAAGGATAAAATTACTCTTGCTATGCTGGATCCTATGCTGGCTCCAATGATGACACAAGAGTTAGACACCAAAGGCCTTGGAGATGTACTGGCCTTTGCCGGTAATGACCAAGCCTCACTATTTCTTTTTTACGACAATAGTAAGAAGAAAGCCACATTAGCCACATTTGGACCTGATGGCAATATCATTACAGAAAAAGCATATAAAGGGATAACAATAGGAGACGATGTGACTCTTTACCGTGCACTTAGCCCTGAAGGTTTTGTTTTGGTATCACAAACCAGTAAAAAGGCAGGATTTAAAGTAGAGGGTATTGACAGTAAGTTAGATATCAAATGGACGTATAACGGCAAGCAGAAGATGGTAGCGGTTGACCAAAGTATGGATATTCTTAATATTACTGCTGTTAGCCAAAGTGCGCAAGGAAATGAGACCTATAGTATTATCTCTATACAAACAGAAACCGGAGATGCTGCTGCAGAAAATGTTCTGAAACATGAAGAACAATTGCTTTATCCAACATTCACTTCTAACAAAGAAGGGATGGGCTTTACCGGAGGTTTATTTTTCAAAGATGGTAACCCTAATAACAAAACACCTGATGGTATTTTTATAGCACAAGTATCTCCTGATGGCGAGATGGCTGAATTTGCGACTGTCCCCTATAGTCTTATAATTGAAGACATAAAAGACGAACAGGTTAGTGAGCAGTTAGCCAGCGGAAAATACAAGCTGATGCCAGTAGCTACAACACGCAAAATGGATGGTTCTGGCTCAATATTGGTATGCGAATTGTTTAGCAGAAAAAAAACAGCTGATGGTAATACGAGATTTGAGGTCATGGACATGGTAAGTATCAATTTTAATATTGAACAGAAGTACGAAAGCTTATCAGTAATAAAGAAAGAGAAGAAAAGTGCAACGGTAAAAGGAGAACTTGCAAAAGCAAACCACGACTGGAGTGTTGCTACTTGGCTACTACAAAAAGGCTTTTTCGATTTCAAGCTCTTACAAGACTTTGGCGGCCGACAAGCTTTGGGATATACGACCGTAAACAACGGAGAACAAAGCCTCTGCTTCAACAACCTAAGTGCTGCTAAATCAGATTGTGTTCCTTATGGTACTCGTATATTATCAGGATCTAATACACAAACAACATATACTAGTGGGCAAAATGCACTAGCAAACTCGGGCATATTATCTACATCTATGGAAGCTGTTGTAGTATTTGAAAACAATGGAAAACAAGTGCTACTGTACACACTCCCTTTAATAGCAGGAGAGCCTAATATAACCGAGCCAATGCATCACGGTGAAGAGCCTCATCATGAAGAAGAGCCACCCGTTGAAGAGAACTAAGTAACTAAATGATAAACTTAACGTAAACAAAAAGCCACCTGAAAAGGTGGCTTTTTGTTATATACAATTAGGTATAAAAAGAGACACCACCCGTATTGGGTGGCATCTTATCAAACAAAACAAACAAACGATTTATAATAATCCACTAAGGGAAATATTGATCTAAAACTTAACGTAAATTATACTTGCTTTTACGTCACACAAAGATATCACAAAAACATTTTTGTAGAAAGGGTATTATAACCCTAGCAGCTTTATGGGGCTGCGAACTATTAAAATCGACAATAAAAAAGAGACTAAAACACTGAATATCAACATATTAAGAAGAAACCAGCACATTTGTTAATGACTAGTTAACGGCTAAGAAATCTATTTAATGTATATACAATTATTCTTATAGCTACTTTATAAAAATAATCTCCCAATAACCTGGTTGATTTTCATCAGGCATAAATACAAACTGTTGGTCCTTGCCTTTGTAGGTAATAGTTGTTCCATTTGCACTATAGGCTATAGCCTCATCTTGCCTGATACTTGTTTTAAATATATAATTATAAATACTAGTCATTACAGGCCTATCTCCTTTTATATGAGCATAAGTCACTATCCTGCGCACAGGTGTAGTATCGTCCTGGGCTATTTCTCTATGCTTATACATTATCTTTAATGTTTCATAAGATGCCGACTTGTATACATAACTTATCCTTCCTCTTCGCTGACTATCGACAAATATTAGTTGATAGTCTTTTTGTTCAGCAATTATATCCTTGATCATTTGTTTAATAACTACTTCAGTAGTATCCGTAGGTAAGACTTTAGGCACAATACCATACCCTTCATCTTCCTGACCACGAACATTGGTAACACCTACCATTAATAAGAAAGCTATTAGTAAATACTTCATTCTGTGATACTATTGTATTATTGCTAATATAAAAAAACAGATGCTATTTTCCCCATATATAGAAAAGACCATGCCAAACATAACACATTCATTCTCTTTATAAGGCTATTAGCACACCTATACTCTTTATATAAATGCAAAAGCACTTTGCTGGTGCAAAGCGCTTTAAATATTTAATTAGTTATGTTAACTGTTAATGTGCTACAACCACTCTTTCAGTAAGCTGAATGTTAGAGTTACTTAACTTAACAAAATAATTTCCGGAAGGTAATGATGCTACAGAAATAGACGTAGTGTAATCAATAGTAGCATCTACATGTCTATTGAGTAAGACTTTTCCTGTCATGTCCACTAATGCAAGATCAAAAGCTTGTGGTTTGTCCCATTTTACAGCTACATTAACTTGGCTGCCTGCAGGAGTAGGATAAGTACTTATATTACTACTTAGAGAAATATTATTAATAGATGTTGGATTATAGTATTCATACAAAAAGCGAACTTGCTCATCACCTGTAGTGCTGATAAAGCTATTGCTAGTCGCATCCCATGTTTTACTAGTCATTACAGTAGGCTGATTGTTAGCATTGTAAGCCCATATCTCTGTACGCACATTTATAAACATATTCTGGCTGTTACTGTAGCGCTGCATTTTCTTTTCAACCAATATATCATTCCTTGCAGCATCATAGTAAAAATAGTTCCTTGTTGATTTTAACCAACCAGTACCATTCCAAGTATACATTACCTCTTCTTCTACATTAGGAGTTCCCGTATTATTATATTCCCATTTATTGGTGTTCACCCAATATTTAGAGATATCATCCCATTTTTCCAAGACATAGGTCGAAACATCTCCATTAGTACCATAAGTGTAGGTTTTACGCTCACTATAGGTCAACTTCCCGTTCTTTACCTCTTTATCTATTGTCTGCGTTATCTTATTATTGGTGCCGTATACAAACTCTATTTCATAGAGTTTGGAGTGCATTTTGGTAATATTATTATTGCTATTGTATACCAAGCTAGAGCTAACACTATTGGCCCAAATAGTGCCAAACCATACTTGAGATACTGACGACGTCATTTTGCCATCGGCAGAGTAGCCGTATAAATATCTTGCCGAATCGGTATAGTTACTTAAATGATTTTTCCATACACTATAAGTAAGGTTAGTAATACGGTCATTATTATCAAATAGCTGAGTACGTTTTAGTTTATTTACAAAAGTCTTTGTAGCTGCATTGTATTCATATGTATTACTCTCGTCAAACAATATATTTCTGTCATCGTTAGGAGCTTCTGCCGTTACATCTCCTCCTCTGCCATATCCGTACTTATAAGTTATTGAGTCTAGCGTTACAAACTCGCTATTATTATGCTTAGCATATACCTTACCTATTAATCTGAAGTGCGATGCTGTAGTTGCTTGACTACCACTGGTAACAGTACTATTAAAATGAGGGAAAGTGCCTTCTATATCAACACCAGCAACGATACTAGCCTCCGGCAGAAAGAGCTCTTGTGCATGTACTACTCCTCCCAGAAGCATTATTGTTGATGCGATGAATAATAGTTTTTTCATAATATTAACCAGATTAATAGAGCAACATTAGCAACCGTTGTCTATATCGCTTAACATAAATCTAACATATTTTTTTACAATATGACAAATTACTTGTTTCCTGTGACAATTAAATGACACATATATTACAAAAGACGGTAGAAATATGACAAATGTTGGGCGGAATAGTTGTATAAATCCTTTAGTAGTCATTGACATTCAAATAATTCTGACACAACGCTGTTAATTCCCGGTTAATTGTTTACAAACTTGGTGTTAACCAATTCTAAACACAGCGTTAAGCAAACATCATTCTTTGGAGCTAGGCTTGTTCTTGTTGCATCTTTGTGTCAACAAAACAAACAACAACGTCTCGGGCGTTTCAAAACAAAGAATAACACACACAAGCACAAAACAAAAACACACACAGTAAAAAACACAGTCATGCAAAACACGATCACTCTTCAACAACAAGCAACTTTACACATCGGAAAAGCTATAGCAAAAAAAGATGCACTTAAAAAGAATGCACTCTTTGTTGCTATCATTACTTGTATTGTTTTAGCAGTTAACCTTTAAGTTTTTTACTAAATGTCTGTATGCTACAGATAATGGTGTAGTAGAATGTGAACAGCAGCTACATGGCATAACAACTAGTTCTCTCTTATCCTCTATATGTAACAGAAGCCTCCAGTCTTGGGGGCTTATTTGTTTTACACATATAGTAATAAGCCATACTAAAATTAGCATTTAAAAATTCCACCTATTTACATTTCACGACCTTTTATGAGTATTTCCGACCAATAATAAAACGGCATTAGTAAAAACATAGGTCTTTACTCAATTTCATAGTGGATATAGCTACACTCTATCTATGTATCCCGGACTAAGCCGAAAATCCGAACAAGAGTAGGCATCATCAGAAAATTATTAATCATGAAAAAATTATTTTTATTGGGCATACTAGCCTGTTCTTTAATTGCTCCAGAATTGATTGCGCAAACAGTCAATGGCTCTGGAACACCTAGTTATCATTCTAAATGGACAGGTTCCTCAACAACTACTAGCACATTGTCAAACGCAATTTTATGGGATGACGGCACTACCGTTTATTTAGGCCCTACACCCTCGCCATGGTTTGGAGGTCCAACACCTTGGAATTTTATGTATATACAAGGCACAGCAACAAATGCTGGAGGAAGGAGTGTAGGTATTAATGCTGAATTATTTGATGTTTCGCCAAGTGGAACAGCTCAAGGTATTGTAATGAATGTCCAAAATAATAGAACGAATATTGGTTTTAACTCCTATGCAGCAAACGGAGTTAGCTCGATAGCAGGATTATTTGCTGCCTCTGCTTCAACAGAACAACAATCGAATACTGTAGATGGTATACGATCAACTTCAACAGGTAATAACAATACAACACATGCTTATGGCGGCGACTTTACAGCAACAAATGGGATTGCTAATTCTGCTGTCAGAGCTACAGCGCAAGCTACAAATTATACATTGTACAATACTGGTGTAGAAGCATTTGCAACATCAAACGGTTTTAATGCTAGATCCTTTGGCATACATGCTTCTATTACAAATTCTTCACAAGGAACTGCAACATCTACTAGCACAACAGGAAGTTTTGCTGGTTTTTTTGAAGCTAGCGGAGCCCCAAATGCAGCTGGATATTTTAACGGTAATGTTTGGTATACAGGAGCATTGAATTCTACTTCTGACAAGAAATTTAAAGAGAACATCAAACCTATTGAAAATGCAATAGATATAATTACAAAATTACAATCTAAGACATACACATTTAAAAGCGATTTTAAAACATTTAATTTCGATGAAGGAAATCAGTTTGGCTTTATTGCACAAGATGTAGAAAAAGTGTTGCCAGAGCTAGTTAATAAAGCTACAAATCCTGCTAGGTATGATGTAAATGGTATCAAAACAGCCGAAGAAGTAGAATTTAAAGCTGTAGAATATGTGCAGCTTATACCTATTCTTACTGCTGGCATTCAAGAACAGCAAGCAATTATTAAATCACAAAATGAGAGAATTGAAACTTTAGAAGATCGGTTAAGAAAAATTGAAGCTGGCACTACTGGTATAAATACCAATGGTAATCTATTAGATGGAGCTGAGTTGTTTCAAAATGTCCCTAATCCTTTCAAAGGTTATACTTCAATAAGCTATCGTCTGCCTGGAAACACCACAGAAGCAAAAATCATGATATTTGATATGAATGGCAGTAAAATAAAACAAGTTCAACTAGAAGGACAAGGCCAAGGAAAGGTTGATATTAATGCTACTGAATTATCAGCTGGCATGTATTTATATAGCCTAATGATTAATGGTGCGGAAGTAATTACGAAGCGTATGGTTGTTGAATAATATAGATATTTTCAAATTTTAATAAACCTTTACTGTTAACAATTGGTGCTCATTTTTTGAGCACCAATATTTTTATTTGCTATTTTTAGAAAGTGCTACCGAAAATACGCCTTACACTATTAGTTATTGTTTTATCCTACTCTCATGTCTTAGCACTTCAAAGTGACTATGATTTATTTACTACAAGAGAAGGTTTACCACACAATAATATACTATCAGTCATTCAGGACACTGATGGATTTATATGGCTAGGCACATACAATGGACTCTGTATGTATGACGGTCAAGAATTCAGGCACTACCCTGAAATTTATACAAAAAAAAACAATAGTTGGGAAAATGTAATTAACACCCTGTTCGAAGACAGCGAGCATAATATTTGGGTAGGTAGTTGGGATGGTTCTATCAATTGCTATGTAAGAAGAAATCAAAAATTCATAAGATACAAGTCATCTATACAAAATTCCAAAGCAAACTGCATATATCAAGACAGCAATAAGCATATATGGATAGGATATAGTAATGGCAGTATTGGTTTAGTACAAAATGACAGTATTCATATTAAATCAATATGTGATAAAAACATATGGAACATTAAAGAGGTGGGCACTAATCGTCTTTTCTTGGTTACTGAGGAACGACTCTATAAGTATAATACTATCAATAAAAAATTAACAACTGTACCTATTTATAAAAACATGATAACATTTGACTCCAAATCAAATGAAAATAGTTTTCTTATACTAAACGACAAAGGAGTAACAAATATTAATATAGAAGAAACAATTAGTGAAAATCATATTCCACATATTCTAAATAATAAAAGTACAGCATACATGAAAATCGCACTAGCTAATAGTTCTGATTTTTATGTTACAGACGGATATAATATATATAAATACACAAAAGACTTAGAGTTATTAGATAGCTTTTATGTGAGTGATAATATATCCTATTATAAAGGCACAATTGTAAACCAGTTTATTGAAGATCGTTCCGGAATATTCTGGTTGGCTACTACTACGGGACTCTTGAAAATAGATAAACACAAAAAACAGTTCTCTATTTACAATAATAACAGTAGCATTACTACACTAACCCACAACTATATCAGAACATTGTTTATTGATAAAAAAAACAATTTATGGGTTGGATTTCGTTATGGGAAAATAAATAAACTTACCTACAACAAAAAAAAGAAGCATTATGTACTTTCTAATGTTTACTCTATAAACACACCATATAAAAATCTCACAAATGCGTATACAGTAAATACCATATTACAAACAAAAGAAGGAATAGTCTTATATGGTGGAGAGCAGGGTGTACTCTATTTATCTAAAAATGGCGTTTTTGAGTACTTGCTACCTAAACAATATCACGATGTGGTAGTACAAGTTTGGTCGTTATTTGAAGACCAGAATGGTAATATATGGATAGGAACTAAAGGTAAAGGGTTATACATATACAATAAACATGATAAAAGCTTATACAATTATCAACATGAATATTCACAACATACTTCATTAAGCCATAATGATGTTTGGAAAATATATAAAGACAAAAAAGATAGAGTATGGATAGGCACAAAGAATGGACTTGATTATATTAATGACATAGAAAATATTTCACAACTAAAATTTTCACACCATACTATTAGTGGACATAACATATCTAATGCGTGGAGTATCGTACAAGACAATAATAATAACATCTGGATTGGCACAACCGAGTCTGGATTATATAAAATTTCTGCCAATCTAGTAGAAACCTCTCATATAGAATCATTAATAGGGCAAGCAATATCAGGATTAGTTGTAGATGCAAATAATACATTGTGGATAAGCACAATAAATGGAATGTATAAGCATGCTTCTGGAGAAGACATTATTTTTTTTGATGAAAGCGAAGGGTTAGTCAGTTCTGATTTTAACTTTAACGCAGCAGCCTTTAATGGCAATCAAGTATTCTTTGGTACAAAATTGGGAATAATCACTTTCAACCCTAACAGTATAACACAAAGAAAAGTGGCAAATT
This window contains:
- a CDS encoding T9SS type A sorting domain-containing protein, whose protein sequence is MKKLLFIASTIMLLGGVVHAQELFLPEASIVAGVDIEGTFPHFNSTVTSGSQATTASHFRLIGKVYAKHNNSEFVTLDSITYKYGYGRGGDVTAEAPNDDRNILFDESNTYEYNAATKTFVNKLKRTQLFDNNDRITNLTYSVWKNHLSNYTDSARYLYGYSADGKMTSSVSQVWFGTIWANSVSSSLVYNSNNNITKMHSKLYEIEFVYGTNNKITQTIDKEVKNGKLTYSERKTYTYGTNGDVSTYVLEKWDDISKYWVNTNKWEYNNTGTPNVEEEVMYTWNGTGWLKSTRNYFYYDAARNDILVEKKMQRYSNSQNMFINVRTEIWAYNANNQPTVMTSKTWDATSNSFISTTGDEQVRFLYEYYNPTSINNISLSSNISTYPTPAGSQVNVAVKWDKPQAFDLALVDMTGKVLLNRHVDATIDYTTSISVASLPSGNYFVKLSNSNIQLTERVVVAH
- a CDS encoding tail fiber domain-containing protein yields the protein MKKLFLLGILACSLIAPELIAQTVNGSGTPSYHSKWTGSSTTTSTLSNAILWDDGTTVYLGPTPSPWFGGPTPWNFMYIQGTATNAGGRSVGINAELFDVSPSGTAQGIVMNVQNNRTNIGFNSYAANGVSSIAGLFAASASTEQQSNTVDGIRSTSTGNNNTTHAYGGDFTATNGIANSAVRATAQATNYTLYNTGVEAFATSNGFNARSFGIHASITNSSQGTATSTSTTGSFAGFFEASGAPNAAGYFNGNVWYTGALNSTSDKKFKENIKPIENAIDIITKLQSKTYTFKSDFKTFNFDEGNQFGFIAQDVEKVLPELVNKATNPARYDVNGIKTAEEVEFKAVEYVQLIPILTAGIQEQQAIIKSQNERIETLEDRLRKIEAGTTGINTNGNLLDGAELFQNVPNPFKGYTSISYRLPGNTTEAKIMIFDMNGSKIKQVQLEGQGQGKVDINATELSAGMYLYSLMINGAEVITKRMVVE
- a CDS encoding two-component regulator propeller domain-containing protein: MLPKIRLTLLVIVLSYSHVLALQSDYDLFTTREGLPHNNILSVIQDTDGFIWLGTYNGLCMYDGQEFRHYPEIYTKKNNSWENVINTLFEDSEHNIWVGSWDGSINCYVRRNQKFIRYKSSIQNSKANCIYQDSNKHIWIGYSNGSIGLVQNDSIHIKSICDKNIWNIKEVGTNRLFLVTEERLYKYNTINKKLTTVPIYKNMITFDSKSNENSFLILNDKGVTNINIEETISENHIPHILNNKSTAYMKIALANSSDFYVTDGYNIYKYTKDLELLDSFYVSDNISYYKGTIVNQFIEDRSGIFWLATTTGLLKIDKHKKQFSIYNNNSSITTLTHNYIRTLFIDKKNNLWVGFRYGKINKLTYNKKKKHYVLSNVYSINTPYKNLTNAYTVNTILQTKEGIVLYGGEQGVLYLSKNGVFEYLLPKQYHDVVVQVWSLFEDQNGNIWIGTKGKGLYIYNKHDKSLYNYQHEYSQHTSLSHNDVWKIYKDKKDRVWIGTKNGLDYINDIENISQLKFSHHTISGHNISNAWSIVQDNNNNIWIGTTESGLYKISANLVETSHIESLIGQAISGLVVDANNTLWISTINGMYKHASGEDIIFFDESEGLVSSDFNFNAAAFNGNQVFFGTKLGIITFNPNSITQRKVANYPVIVSNLYASGKNIIRKLYDNNILDLTWKENDIIIDLSLLDYTKQNIQFRYKLIGNNNNWSYLGKNQNRVTYTNIPPGKYQFVTQASHNKEQWHHETVFNIIIHPAFWQTWWFKTFTLLLIVILTALIVRKWFLNLLRKEKETIELEKKMALLELDALRSQMNPHFIFNTINSIQGYIIEHDEIETNKYLTSFARLMRLFLESSKKRFILLKDEIDLIKLYVTLEQLRFDDKFDFEIIVGKDIEVTRCYIPSLLLHPIIENAIKHGLIHKKTKGRLLLKITKKDTLIKILIDDDGIGRKQSAFINLKRTPTHKSRGMEMIFDRIKTFNFIEEQKIKIEIIDKEYPNVGTTIILYIPVDQNKTYHHD